Proteins from a genomic interval of Sphingomonas sp. Y38-1Y:
- a CDS encoding outer membrane protein assembly factor BamD yields the protein MRTLTARPFVLAATAVAAFGLSACARSNKGADLPYVARDVGTLYTAAKQRLDRGQYKQAAALFDEVERQHPYSIWARRAQLMSAFSYYLNKDYTESIQSSQRFLSVHPGNRDAPYAYYLIALGYYEQITDVTRDQKITQQALDALGELSRRYPDTRYAADARLKVDLVRDHLAGKEMEVGRFYGRRGQWLAASMRYRSVVDQYQTTSHAPEALMRLVEAYLNLGLREEAKKSAAVLGANYPGTDWYQRAYKLVEEYPVLPPQQVVKPATEIQQAGA from the coding sequence ATGCGTACCCTGACCGCCCGTCCGTTCGTGCTCGCCGCGACCGCTGTTGCCGCCTTCGGCCTTTCCGCCTGCGCGCGTTCGAACAAGGGGGCGGACCTCCCCTATGTCGCGCGCGACGTCGGCACGCTCTACACCGCGGCGAAGCAGCGGCTGGACCGCGGCCAGTACAAGCAGGCGGCGGCTTTGTTCGACGAGGTGGAGCGCCAGCATCCCTATTCGATCTGGGCGCGCCGCGCGCAGTTGATGAGTGCGTTCAGCTATTACCTGAACAAGGATTACACCGAGTCGATTCAGTCGTCGCAGCGCTTCCTGTCGGTCCACCCCGGCAATCGCGACGCGCCCTATGCCTATTACCTGATCGCGCTCGGCTATTACGAGCAGATCACCGACGTGACGCGCGACCAGAAGATCACGCAGCAGGCGCTCGACGCGCTGGGTGAGCTGTCGCGTCGCTATCCCGACACGCGCTATGCCGCCGATGCGCGGCTGAAGGTCGACCTGGTCCGCGATCACCTGGCCGGCAAGGAGATGGAGGTCGGCCGCTTCTATGGCCGCCGTGGTCAGTGGCTGGCGGCGTCGATGCGCTATCGCTCGGTTGTCGATCAGTATCAGACGACGAGCCATGCGCCAGAGGCGCTGATGCGCCTGGTTGAGGCGTATCTGAACCTGGGCCTGCGCGAAGAGGCGAAGAAGTCGGCTGCCGTGCTCGGCGCCAACTATCCGGGCACCGACTGGTATCAGCGCGCCTACAAGCTGGTCGAGGAATATCCGGTGCTGCCGCCGCAGCAGGTGGTGAAGCCCGCGACCGAGATCCAGCAGGCGGGCGCCTGA
- a CDS encoding class I mannose-6-phosphate isomerase yields MPATKLATHRVEKPWGRTHLFPGFPDPAPGAEPIGEVWFQEPGNSTPDLLIKYLFTSEKLSVQVHPNDEQAQARGLPRGKDECWLILDAEPDSTIAVGTVRPLSQDELRAAALDGSIEDLLYWKPVKAGDFLYSESNTVHAIGAGITLIEVQQNSETTYRLYDYGRPRELHLDDGVAVSDAVPYVPYDSPGEVEAGRTILVEGPKFVLERWTGGREVSLPDGVTAWLVPVRGSGKVADVDWQAGECVSVTGEVKVEANEEADLLFAYPGTTRL; encoded by the coding sequence TTGCCCGCCACCAAGCTTGCCACCCACCGCGTCGAGAAGCCCTGGGGGCGCACGCACCTGTTTCCCGGCTTTCCCGACCCCGCGCCGGGCGCCGAGCCGATCGGCGAGGTGTGGTTCCAGGAGCCGGGCAATTCGACGCCCGACCTGCTCATCAAATATCTGTTTACCAGCGAGAAGCTGTCGGTTCAGGTCCACCCCAATGACGAGCAAGCTCAGGCGCGCGGCCTGCCCCGCGGCAAGGACGAATGCTGGCTGATCCTCGATGCCGAACCCGACTCGACGATCGCGGTCGGCACCGTCCGTCCGCTGTCGCAGGACGAGCTGCGCGCCGCCGCGCTCGACGGGTCGATCGAGGACCTGCTCTACTGGAAGCCGGTCAAGGCGGGCGACTTCCTCTATTCGGAATCGAACACGGTCCACGCGATCGGCGCAGGCATCACGCTGATCGAAGTGCAGCAGAACAGCGAGACGACGTATCGCCTCTACGACTATGGCCGGCCGCGCGAGCTGCATCTCGACGACGGTGTCGCGGTGTCGGACGCGGTGCCGTACGTCCCCTATGACTCGCCCGGCGAAGTCGAAGCGGGGCGGACGATCCTGGTCGAAGGGCCGAAGTTCGTGCTGGAGCGCTGGACCGGCGGGCGCGAGGTTTCGCTGCCCGATGGGGTCACCGCTTGGCTCGTTCCCGTACGCGGCAGTGGAAAGGTCGCCGATGTCGACTGGCAGGCAGGTGAATGCGTGTCGGTGACAGGTGAGGTAAAAGTCGAGGCAAATGAAGAGGCTGACCTCCTCTTTGCCTACCCCGGCACGACCCGTCTCTAG
- a CDS encoding glycine zipper 2TM domain-containing protein: MRTPILTALIAAVAIPAVPAMAQQTPGEYNREYRREVRDAQRDYRRDLRNADSRRDVREARREYREDVRDARRDLREDRRDWRQARNYDWNRLPPGQRRYYADNYYRDGRYYDQRRLGRNDRIYRGNDGRYYCRRNDGTTGLIVGAVGGGVLGNVLTNGNSGLLGTLIGGGAGALLGREIDRGGVNCR; this comes from the coding sequence ATGCGTACCCCGATCCTCACCGCGCTGATTGCCGCCGTCGCGATCCCCGCGGTGCCCGCCATGGCCCAGCAGACGCCGGGCGAGTATAACCGCGAGTATCGCCGCGAAGTGCGCGATGCGCAGCGCGACTATCGCCGCGACCTTCGCAACGCCGATTCGCGCCGCGATGTGCGCGAGGCGCGCCGCGAATATCGCGAGGACGTGCGTGACGCACGCCGCGACCTTCGTGAGGACCGCCGCGACTGGCGCCAGGCCCGCAATTATGACTGGAACCGACTGCCCCCGGGTCAGCGCCGTTATTATGCCGACAACTATTATCGCGACGGCCGCTACTATGACCAGCGTCGCCTAGGTCGCAACGACCGCATCTATCGCGGCAACGACGGGCGCTATTACTGCCGCCGCAACGACGGCACCACGGGCCTAATCGTCGGCGCGGTCGGTGGCGGCGTGCTCGGCAACGTGCTGACCAACGGCAATTCGGGCCTGCTCGGCACGCTGATCGGTGGCGGCGCGGGTGCGCTGCTTGGCCGCGAGATCGACCGCGGCGGCGTCAACTGCCGCTGA
- a CDS encoding heme-binding protein, whose protein sequence is MAGTIDRRTQIIGGGIAAAAVAGATAWWLTRTPTPDYTLVLKDGAIEVRAYGVLPIVEATAPGDRDAALGTGFRALADYIFAKSRSGERIGMTAPVLADRDGDRWRTRFVLPPRYLDMAPPEPGPDVATTTIPARRVAAIRFPGRANDALLAEKEAALREWLEGYGLRPTGDPEYAFYNAPAVPGPLRRNEVLLPVASIY, encoded by the coding sequence ATGGCAGGAACGATCGACCGGCGGACGCAGATCATCGGTGGCGGCATCGCCGCGGCGGCGGTGGCAGGGGCGACGGCGTGGTGGCTGACGCGCACGCCGACGCCGGACTATACGCTCGTGCTCAAGGACGGGGCGATCGAGGTGCGCGCTTACGGCGTGCTGCCGATCGTCGAGGCGACCGCGCCGGGCGATCGCGATGCGGCGCTGGGTACCGGCTTCCGCGCGCTTGCCGATTACATCTTTGCCAAGTCGCGCTCGGGTGAGCGGATCGGGATGACCGCGCCGGTGCTTGCCGATCGCGACGGCGATCGGTGGCGGACGCGCTTCGTGCTGCCGCCGCGCTACCTCGACATGGCTCCGCCGGAGCCCGGTCCCGACGTCGCCACGACGACGATCCCCGCGCGCCGTGTGGCCGCGATCCGCTTTCCGGGCCGCGCGAACGATGCGCTGCTCGCCGAGAAGGAAGCAGCGCTGCGCGAATGGCTGGAAGGCTATGGCCTTCGCCCGACCGGCGACCCGGAATACGCCTTCTACAATGCTCCGGCGGTCCCGGGACCCCTTCGCCGCAACGAGGTGTTGTTGCCGGTGGCCAGCATCTATTGA
- a CDS encoding glycoside hydrolase family 108 protein: protein MEIDTLIEELIAREGGFVDHPADRGGATRWGVTEAVARAAGYRGAMRDYPQSAASGLYRARYWLAPRFDAVAERAPRLAAELFDTGVNMGTSVAAGFLQRALTALNHNGRDYADIAFDGRIGPRTVAALDAFLDIRGSRGETILLKAVEAMRGERYLRLAEQRPANEAFLYGWLANRLADPKEDGR from the coding sequence ATGGAAATCGACACGCTGATCGAGGAACTCATCGCGCGCGAGGGCGGGTTCGTCGACCATCCCGCCGATCGCGGCGGCGCGACGCGCTGGGGCGTGACGGAGGCGGTCGCGCGGGCGGCGGGCTATCGCGGGGCGATGCGCGACTATCCGCAAAGCGCCGCGTCGGGGCTGTATCGTGCGCGCTACTGGCTGGCGCCGCGCTTCGATGCGGTGGCAGAGCGCGCACCGCGGCTCGCGGCCGAGCTGTTCGACACCGGCGTCAACATGGGGACGAGCGTCGCCGCCGGCTTCCTCCAGCGCGCCCTCACCGCGCTCAACCACAATGGCCGCGACTATGCCGACATCGCCTTCGACGGCCGCATCGGCCCGCGCACGGTCGCCGCACTCGACGCCTTTCTCGACATCCGCGGCTCGCGCGGCGAGACGATCCTGCTCAAGGCGGTCGAGGCGATGCGGGGCGAACGCTACCTCCGCCTTGCGGAGCAGCGGCCCGCCAACGAGGCGTTCCTCTATGGCTGGCTCGCCAATCGCCTTGCCGATCCCAAGGAGGACGGCCGATGA
- a CDS encoding holin family protein, producing the protein MSVLDAVIGPIAGLIDKLIPDPRARDAAKLELLKLQGSQELEALRTQLSAIVAEAQSSDPWTSRARPGFLYVMYALFLWAIPMGLIAAASPATADAIARGITGYLRALPEELYTLFGTGYLGYAAMRQWGKVKGVEK; encoded by the coding sequence ATGAGCGTGCTCGACGCCGTTATCGGTCCGATCGCAGGCTTGATCGACAAGCTCATTCCCGATCCGCGCGCGCGGGATGCGGCCAAGCTCGAACTCCTCAAGCTGCAAGGCAGCCAGGAACTGGAAGCGCTCCGAACCCAGCTGTCGGCGATCGTGGCCGAGGCCCAGTCAAGCGATCCCTGGACCAGCCGCGCACGGCCCGGCTTCCTCTATGTCATGTACGCGCTGTTCCTGTGGGCGATCCCCATGGGCCTGATCGCCGCCGCCAGCCCCGCCACCGCCGACGCGATCGCGCGCGGGATCACCGGCTATCTCCGCGCACTGCCGGAGGAGCTCTACACGCTCTTCGGCACCGGCTACCTCGGCTATGCCGCCATGCGCCAGTGGGGCAAGGTCAAGGGCGTGGAGAAATAG
- the hslV gene encoding ATP-dependent protease subunit HslV, with amino-acid sequence MSKSNAWHGTTILSVRRGGRVVIAGDGQVSAGQTVMKPNARKVRPLGDGKVIAGFAGATADAFTLFERLEAKLERHQGQLLRAAVELAKDWRTDKFLRNLEAMLIVADKDVTLVVTGNGDVLEPEAGIAAIGSGGNFALAAARALADYEPDPEVLARKAMGIAAELCVYTNDRLTVEALDSAT; translated from the coding sequence ATGAGCAAGTCGAATGCGTGGCACGGCACGACGATCCTATCCGTGCGCCGCGGGGGCCGCGTGGTCATCGCGGGTGATGGCCAGGTCTCCGCCGGCCAGACCGTCATGAAACCCAATGCCCGGAAAGTCCGCCCGCTGGGCGACGGCAAGGTGATCGCCGGCTTTGCGGGCGCGACCGCCGACGCTTTCACGCTGTTCGAGCGGCTGGAGGCCAAGCTCGAGCGCCACCAGGGACAGCTCCTGCGCGCCGCAGTCGAGCTTGCCAAGGACTGGCGCACCGACAAGTTCCTCCGCAATCTGGAGGCGATGCTGATCGTCGCCGACAAGGACGTGACGCTGGTCGTCACCGGCAACGGCGACGTGCTGGAGCCCGAGGCGGGCATCGCCGCGATCGGATCGGGCGGCAACTTTGCGCTCGCTGCTGCCCGGGCGCTCGCCGACTACGAACCCGATCCGGAGGTGCTGGCACGCAAGGCGATGGGCATCGCCGCGGAGCTGTGCGTCTATACCAACGACCGGCTGACCGTCGAAGCGCTCGACAGCGCGACGTGA
- the hslU gene encoding ATP-dependent protease ATPase subunit HslU — protein sequence MNDTLTPKAIVAALDSHIIGQKDAKRAVAVALRNRWRRQQLSPDLRDEVSPKNILMIGPTGCGKTEISRRLAKLADAPFVKVEATKFTEVGYVGRDVEQIARDLVEEAIRLEKERRRVAVKDKAEAAAMTRLLDALTGKDSSQATREAFRQRLNEGHLDHTEIEIELEASSPMPFEIPGGAPQMINLGEMMRGLGGPQLKRRKMNVHDAWAKLVEEEADKRLDQDEVHRAALADAEANGIVFLDEIDKIAVSDVRGGSVSREGVQRDLLPLIEGTTVATKYGPMKTDHVLFIASGAFHVAKPSDLLPELQGRLPIRVELKGLTENDFVAILTDTKASLPEQYRALIGTEGVEIAFTDDGIRAVARIAAQVNGEVENIGARRLQTVMEKLLEEVSFDAEDRGGSTLTVDAAYVEAQLSGIARNTDLSRYVL from the coding sequence ATGAACGACACCCTCACCCCCAAGGCGATCGTCGCCGCGCTCGACTCGCACATCATCGGGCAAAAGGACGCCAAGCGCGCGGTTGCCGTCGCGCTGCGCAACCGCTGGCGCCGTCAGCAGCTGTCGCCAGACCTGCGCGACGAGGTTTCCCCGAAGAACATCCTGATGATCGGCCCCACCGGCTGCGGCAAGACCGAGATCAGCCGCCGCCTGGCGAAGCTGGCCGACGCGCCCTTCGTCAAGGTCGAGGCGACGAAGTTCACCGAGGTCGGCTATGTCGGCCGTGACGTCGAACAGATCGCCCGCGACCTGGTCGAGGAAGCGATCCGGCTGGAAAAGGAACGCCGCCGCGTCGCGGTGAAGGACAAGGCGGAAGCCGCGGCGATGACCCGCCTGCTCGACGCGCTGACCGGCAAGGATTCAAGCCAGGCGACGCGCGAGGCGTTCCGCCAGCGCCTGAACGAAGGCCATCTCGACCATACCGAGATCGAGATCGAGCTGGAGGCGTCGAGCCCGATGCCGTTCGAGATCCCCGGCGGCGCGCCTCAGATGATCAATCTGGGCGAGATGATGCGCGGGCTCGGCGGGCCGCAGCTCAAGCGGCGCAAGATGAACGTCCATGACGCTTGGGCCAAGCTGGTCGAGGAGGAGGCCGACAAGCGCCTCGACCAGGACGAGGTCCACCGCGCGGCGCTCGCCGATGCGGAGGCGAACGGCATCGTCTTCCTCGACGAGATCGACAAGATTGCCGTCAGCGATGTGCGCGGCGGATCGGTGAGCCGTGAGGGGGTGCAGCGCGACCTCCTGCCGCTGATCGAGGGCACCACCGTCGCCACAAAATACGGACCGATGAAGACCGATCACGTCCTCTTCATCGCCTCGGGCGCGTTCCATGTCGCAAAGCCGAGCGACCTCCTGCCCGAGCTTCAGGGCCGCCTGCCGATCCGCGTCGAGCTGAAGGGCCTGACCGAAAACGATTTCGTCGCGATCCTGACCGACACCAAGGCGAGCCTGCCCGAGCAGTATCGCGCGCTGATCGGCACCGAGGGGGTCGAGATCGCCTTTACCGACGACGGCATCCGCGCGGTCGCGCGCATCGCCGCGCAGGTGAACGGCGAGGTCGAGAATATCGGCGCCCGCCGCCTACAGACGGTGATGGAGAAGCTGCTGGAGGAAGTGAGCTTCGACGCCGAAGACCGCGGCGGTTCGACGCTGACGGTCGATGCGGCCTATGTCGAGGCGCAGCTCTCCGGCATCGCGCGGAACACCGACCTCAGCCGGTACGTGCTGTGA
- the gloB gene encoding hydroxyacylglutathione hydrolase encodes MPSPLEIVRVPVLSDNYVWLIHHAASGETVVVDPGEAGPVLAAADARGWRLGEVWNTHWHPDHTGGNQAVKDAHGAVVVAPAVEAAKIATADRLIAEGDRVSVGGIEAAVWETPAHTAGHVSFVFADPALAFVGDTMFAMGCGRLFEGTPAQMHAALQRLATLPPETAVYCAHEYTLSNARFAAHVEPDNDAIAERLQAVEAARATGEATVPTTIADECATNPFVRAGSADQLAALRTKKDQF; translated from the coding sequence ATGCCTTCACCGCTTGAGATCGTTCGCGTCCCCGTGCTCAGCGACAATTATGTCTGGCTGATCCATCACGCGGCGAGCGGCGAGACCGTCGTCGTCGATCCGGGGGAGGCGGGGCCGGTGCTTGCCGCGGCGGATGCGCGCGGCTGGCGGCTCGGCGAGGTCTGGAACACCCACTGGCACCCCGACCACACCGGCGGCAACCAGGCGGTCAAGGACGCGCACGGCGCCGTCGTCGTCGCGCCGGCAGTGGAGGCGGCGAAGATCGCGACCGCCGATCGCCTGATCGCCGAGGGCGATAGGGTGTCGGTCGGCGGGATCGAGGCGGCGGTCTGGGAAACGCCCGCGCACACCGCGGGTCATGTCAGCTTCGTGTTTGCCGACCCGGCGCTCGCCTTTGTCGGCGATACGATGTTCGCGATGGGGTGCGGACGCCTGTTCGAGGGGACGCCCGCGCAGATGCACGCGGCGCTCCAGCGGCTGGCGACGCTGCCGCCCGAGACGGCGGTCTACTGCGCACACGAGTACACGCTGTCGAACGCCAGGTTCGCCGCGCATGTCGAGCCCGACAATGACGCGATAGCCGAGCGGTTGCAGGCGGTCGAGGCCGCGCGTGCCACAGGCGAAGCGACGGTGCCGACGACGATCGCCGATGAGTGCGCCACCAACCCCTTCGTGCGCGCCGGATCGGCCGATCAGCTGGCGGCGCTCCGAACGAAAAAAGACCAATTTTAA
- a CDS encoding VOC family protein — translation MNYLHTMIRVTDPDATIAFFELLGLKEVRRMENEAGRFTLIFLATPEDMNGPGERAKAEVELTYNWPPEDGSDAETYSGGRNFGHLAYRVDDIYATCQRMMDGGVTINRPPRDGNMAFVKTPDGISIELLQAGDPLPPAEPWSSMPNTGTW, via the coding sequence ATGAATTATCTGCACACCATGATCCGCGTCACCGATCCCGACGCGACGATCGCCTTTTTCGAGCTGCTGGGGCTCAAGGAAGTGCGGCGGATGGAGAATGAGGCGGGCCGCTTCACGCTGATCTTCCTTGCCACGCCCGAGGACATGAACGGTCCCGGCGAGCGTGCGAAGGCCGAGGTCGAGCTCACCTACAACTGGCCCCCCGAGGATGGCAGCGATGCCGAGACCTATTCGGGCGGGCGCAATTTTGGCCATCTCGCCTATCGTGTCGACGACATCTATGCGACCTGTCAGCGGATGATGGACGGCGGCGTGACGATCAACCGCCCGCCGCGCGACGGCAACATGGCGTTCGTGAAGACGCCGGATGGCATCTCGATCGAGCTCCTCCAGGCGGGCGATCCGCTGCCGCCCGCCGAGCCCTGGTCGTCGATGCCCAATACCGGAACCTGGTGA
- a CDS encoding SIMPL domain-containing protein: MEKRGSTVLIAAALIALGLVIGGYLLGDGLRRSRAADRSVTVRGLAERDVTADLAVWTLNYARSGEDLAAVRAQADADTGAITRFFAGLGFPADALRPAGASVMQSYDNGVQRFTVNQRLQLRTGDVARAQRAAARQFDLVRDGVVLQEGSGITYSFTKLNDIKPPMVAEATRDARAAAEQFAKDSNTGVGAIKSATQGYFSVEARDGDQGNYGVADTPFKKVRVVTTVDFYLR, encoded by the coding sequence ATGGAAAAGCGTGGATCGACGGTGCTGATCGCGGCGGCGCTGATCGCATTGGGGCTGGTGATCGGCGGCTATCTGCTGGGCGACGGCCTGCGCCGGTCGCGCGCGGCGGATCGTTCGGTGACGGTGCGTGGACTGGCCGAGCGCGACGTGACCGCCGACCTGGCCGTCTGGACGCTCAACTATGCGCGGTCGGGCGAGGATCTCGCCGCGGTGCGCGCGCAGGCGGATGCGGATACCGGCGCGATCACGCGGTTCTTCGCCGGGCTCGGCTTCCCCGCCGATGCGCTCCGGCCGGCGGGCGCGAGCGTGATGCAAAGCTATGACAATGGCGTCCAGCGCTTCACCGTGAACCAGCGACTCCAGCTTCGCACCGGCGACGTCGCCCGGGCACAGCGCGCCGCGGCGCGCCAGTTCGACCTGGTCCGCGACGGGGTCGTGCTTCAGGAGGGGTCGGGCATCACCTACAGCTTCACCAAATTGAACGACATCAAGCCGCCGATGGTGGCGGAGGCGACCCGCGACGCCCGTGCCGCGGCCGAGCAGTTCGCCAAGGACAGCAACACCGGCGTCGGCGCGATCAAGAGCGCGACCCAAGGCTATTTCTCGGTCGAGGCGCGCGACGGCGACCAGGGGAATTACGGCGTGGCGGACACGCCGTTCAAGAAGGTGCGCGTGGTGACGACGGTGGACTTCTACCTGCGCTGA
- a CDS encoding DUF2339 domain-containing protein — protein MEPLLLIAVIALGIVLADTRRRLGRAEAALRWLDNRRADDAPVAPDDAVVVRRQPPAFEPRSVPTRAVPQPAEREAIEALAAPPARAPARDLESLIGGRLPVWIGGAALVLAGFFLVRAAIDSGWFGPGIRVALACLLALVLMAASEVARRLPATASDPRIAQVLAGAGVASLYATLYLAAALYHLVAPLPAFVLLLGITGAGLALSIRHGPPTAIMALIGGFLAPLVAGYDAAGVAPLLVYLALLLGALFVLAVRRGWGWLAVASAAAGFGWTGFLALVLDGPERTIVGGFIVALSIAAAAALPASGARGLPLRVAPLALGLAQLFALAPALDFSGLGWAFYLVLAGAAAMLAWRDARLVPAPLIAAVLVLVLLALAPPEPATGLAAIATTLILGGAGVARSRAAQGWAALAVVALAGPLAVLQLGTPQLLPRAAWAPFDLAVMGAALWLAWRHRDRVEGADAGLIGGVPAGAGAGVLAAMALFGENAASIALAVAIVAVAEAGRRSGARALSTAAAVPLALGIAAAYREIAGLTEGLIRSLAGEELIYPHLPPAGDVALHLLPVAIAALLPLRAPGGYGAWRRPAAIAAGLLAAATVYLLMKQPLAIGDDARFVRFGFVERAAITLAALGAGRLLATRAPLAARALAIAAHARIVWFDLLLLAPYFAPQSVGAIPLLNAAVLLPALSAAMLWTWGERRWRVPALGLMLVAALAAIRQAAQGDILTGAIGTGENWGYSAAMLILALVWLWRGLTSGARDLRFAGLGLVMVTALKVFTIDVALEGLLRVVSFLGIGVTLIAISWAYTRFLKSPHPNP, from the coding sequence TTGGAGCCATTGCTGCTGATCGCCGTGATCGCGCTGGGGATCGTGCTCGCCGACACGCGTCGCCGGCTCGGCCGGGCGGAGGCGGCGCTGCGCTGGCTCGACAACCGCCGCGCCGACGACGCCCCCGTGGCGCCCGACGACGCGGTCGTCGTCCGCCGCCAGCCGCCTGCCTTCGAGCCCCGCTCCGTGCCGACGCGCGCCGTCCCCCAACCTGCCGAGCGTGAGGCGATCGAGGCGCTGGCGGCGCCGCCCGCCCGCGCCCCGGCGCGTGATCTCGAAAGCCTGATCGGCGGGCGTTTGCCGGTATGGATCGGCGGCGCGGCGCTGGTGCTTGCGGGCTTCTTCCTCGTCCGCGCAGCGATCGACAGCGGGTGGTTCGGGCCGGGCATCCGCGTCGCGCTCGCCTGCCTGCTCGCGCTCGTGCTGATGGCGGCGAGCGAAGTCGCGCGCCGCCTTCCCGCGACCGCCAGCGACCCGCGCATCGCTCAGGTGCTGGCCGGCGCAGGCGTGGCCAGCCTCTATGCGACGCTGTATCTCGCGGCCGCGCTTTATCACCTCGTCGCGCCGCTGCCCGCGTTCGTGCTGCTGCTCGGCATCACTGGTGCAGGCCTCGCGCTGTCGATCCGGCACGGACCACCGACCGCGATCATGGCGCTGATCGGCGGGTTCCTCGCGCCGCTGGTCGCCGGCTACGACGCGGCGGGCGTCGCGCCGCTGCTCGTCTATCTCGCGCTGCTGCTCGGCGCTTTGTTCGTGCTGGCGGTGCGACGCGGCTGGGGCTGGCTGGCGGTGGCGAGCGCGGCGGCGGGGTTCGGGTGGACCGGCTTTCTCGCGCTCGTGCTTGACGGGCCGGAGCGGACGATCGTCGGCGGCTTCATCGTCGCCTTGTCGATCGCCGCGGCGGCGGCGCTGCCGGCAAGCGGCGCGCGCGGGCTGCCGCTTCGCGTCGCCCCGCTGGCGCTCGGTCTGGCGCAGTTGTTCGCACTGGCACCCGCGCTCGACTTCTCGGGGCTCGGCTGGGCGTTCTATCTCGTCCTCGCCGGCGCCGCGGCAATGCTGGCGTGGCGCGACGCCCGGCTGGTGCCCGCGCCGCTGATCGCCGCCGTGCTCGTCCTCGTCCTGCTCGCGCTCGCCCCGCCCGAGCCCGCCACCGGCCTGGCCGCGATCGCGACGACGCTCATCCTGGGCGGCGCCGGCGTCGCGCGGTCCCGCGCGGCGCAGGGCTGGGCCGCGCTCGCGGTCGTCGCGCTCGCGGGGCCGCTGGCGGTGCTCCAGCTAGGCACCCCGCAGCTCCTGCCACGCGCCGCCTGGGCACCGTTCGACCTGGCCGTCATGGGCGCGGCGCTTTGGCTTGCCTGGCGCCATCGCGACCGGGTCGAGGGCGCCGATGCCGGGTTGATCGGCGGCGTGCCCGCAGGGGCAGGCGCAGGGGTGCTCGCCGCGATGGCGCTGTTCGGCGAGAATGCCGCCAGTATCGCGCTCGCCGTCGCGATCGTCGCGGTGGCGGAGGCGGGGCGGCGCAGCGGCGCGCGCGCGCTATCGACCGCTGCCGCCGTGCCGCTCGCGCTCGGCATCGCCGCCGCCTATCGCGAGATCGCCGGGCTGACCGAGGGGCTGATCCGCTCGCTCGCCGGCGAGGAACTGATCTACCCGCATCTGCCGCCGGCCGGCGATGTGGCGCTTCACCTGCTCCCGGTCGCAATCGCCGCGCTGCTGCCGCTCCGCGCACCCGGCGGCTATGGCGCGTGGCGCCGGCCGGCGGCGATCGCCGCGGGGCTGCTCGCCGCCGCGACCGTCTATCTCCTCATGAAGCAGCCGCTGGCGATCGGCGACGACGCTCGATTCGTTCGCTTCGGCTTCGTCGAGCGCGCGGCGATCACGCTGGCGGCATTGGGCGCTGGGCGGCTGCTCGCGACGCGAGCGCCGCTCGCTGCCCGTGCGCTCGCCATCGCGGCGCACGCGCGGATCGTCTGGTTCGACCTGCTTCTCCTCGCGCCCTATTTCGCGCCGCAATCGGTCGGCGCGATCCCGCTCCTCAACGCCGCGGTCCTCCTCCCCGCGCTATCGGCGGCGATGCTCTGGACCTGGGGCGAGCGGCGGTGGCGCGTGCCCGCGCTCGGCCTCATGCTCGTCGCCGCGCTGGCGGCGATCCGGCAGGCGGCGCAGGGCGACATCCTGACCGGCGCGATCGGCACGGGCGAGAATTGGGGCTATTCGGCGGCGATGCTGATCCTCGCGCTCGTCTGGCTGTGGCGGGGCCTCACCAGCGGCGCGCGCGACCTGCGCTTTGCCGGGCTCGGCCTCGTCATGGTGACCGCGCTCAAGGTGTTCACGATCGACGTCGCGCTGGAGGGGCTGCTCCGCGTCGTCTCCTTCCTCGGCATCGGCGTCACGCTGATCGCGATCAGCTGGGCCTACACCCGCTTCCTGAAGAGCCCTCACCCCAACCCATAA
- a CDS encoding DUF6456 domain-containing protein — MREWVERGFEDGRVTAAPPRKGGRRVTVNLAESPLGWLASRGLLSARQVEAGERLRADYERAQLAPLLTMRWDAAPSGRHARAEALDPTSAQIAAKQRFDAAVVAVGPGLADMLWRVVCANEPVPAAERAMGWPARAGRVVLGLALDRLASHYGLG; from the coding sequence ATGCGCGAGTGGGTGGAACGCGGGTTCGAGGATGGACGGGTGACGGCGGCGCCGCCGCGCAAGGGCGGGCGACGGGTGACGGTGAACCTGGCCGAATCGCCGCTCGGCTGGCTTGCGTCGCGCGGGCTGTTGAGTGCGCGTCAGGTCGAGGCGGGCGAGCGGCTGCGCGCCGATTACGAGCGGGCGCAGCTGGCGCCGTTGCTGACGATGCGCTGGGACGCGGCACCGTCCGGACGCCACGCGCGGGCGGAGGCGCTCGATCCGACGAGCGCACAGATCGCGGCGAAGCAGCGGTTCGACGCGGCGGTGGTCGCGGTCGGCCCGGGCCTTGCGGACATGCTGTGGCGCGTTGTCTGCGCCAACGAACCCGTGCCCGCCGCCGAGCGCGCGATGGGCTGGCCCGCGCGGGCGGGGCGGGTGGTGCTGGGCCTCGCGCTCGACCGGCTGGCGAGCCATTATGGGTTGGGGTGA